The region AAACCCGGCATGAAAGTGAAATAAGCGGTTTTATCCACATCTGAAAAAAGCGTGCAAAACCCGCTTTTTCGATAAAAACTGCAAAGCAAAGCCCATATCTGCTATCTTTGCTCCAGCGTCACAATAAAACCAAAAAAACACCCAATGACTCATCACAACCACTCTGATTACCACACTTATGGATAAATCCATTCAAGTCCACGATTATCAAATATCGACTCGAAAATTAGCCCCTTCGGCAGCCGCTGTTGTCCGCAGCCTAAAACGCCCCCGCGTGATGGAATATCTCCACGACGGCGGTGCCAATCGACGTATTTTTGCCGTCGAAGGTCAAGCAGGACAAGGCAAGACCACCCTGATTTCACAGTTTTTGAAAGAGTATCACTGTCCTAATCTCTGGTACCAGCTGGATGAAAATGACACCCAGCCGATTCATCTTTTGGCCGGTCTGCTGTCGCTCTGTTACCACAATTTTTCAGATTTTGAATCACCCTTTTTAGAGCGTCTGGTGGAGTGGGGCGAAACCACCGACGACAAATTAGAGACCGCCGTTAACAGTTTGGTCTCCACTTTGGAACGCTACATTGGCAATGAACGTTATCTGGTATTAGACAACTTTCAAATTCTGGAAGGGCATAAAAAATCAATTAAAATCGTACAGATGTTGCTGGATCAAGCACCCAAACAGCTCAAATTCATCTTGATCTCTCGCCTACCAGTCACCCTGCTACTGGGTAAACGCAACTCACCTCAGGAATGGCTGACCCTTGGCAACCAACGATTGGCCTTTAACCACGACGAAATGCATCGTCTCTCCAGCGAAATCTTTGGCAATACCCTCACCGAAGAAGCGTACCAAGAGCTGTATAAAAACACCCAGGGCTGGCCTGTCGGGCTGATCTCCATGGGTCACAATCAAGACGACACCCTGCCCTCACCCAGCGGCATTATCACCGATGCCAAAAGCGCACTGTTGCTCAGTGACATCGGCTCCTACTTTAAATACGAACTGCTGGAAAAACTGCCCCCGGAACAGCGCAGCTTTCTCTCCCAAATAGCCCTACTGGAAGAGATCAGCACACCACTGGCCAGCGCGGTCACTCAGCGTGAAGACACACAAAAACTGTTGTGGTTGCTGCTGGAACGCCACGGTTTTCTCTACCGCCTCTCGCGCACCACCTACACATTGCATCCGCTGTTGCGCACCTACCTGCGCGAAGAGTCACAAAAGCAACTCAGCAAAGAGGCGCTGAACCAATACCTACGGCGCATTGGCAACCACTTCCAAGAGGAAGATAAAACCCACAAAGCAGTTTATTATTTTCTCAAAGCCGGTGATTACCAACATACCGAATCACTGCTGCAACAGATGAACGCCCGTCTGCTAAAAATTCCTCAGCACACCAGCGATCTGGAAGAGTTACAGCAACTTCTGCCGAAAAAAATCAGCGAAAATTCAGGCTGGTTATCTCTGCTGCTGGCCGCCATCCAGATGGAAACGGCTCCGCTGGAAGCCAGCCGCCACTTTGAACGAGCCAGAACCCTGTTCAACCAAAGTGACGATAAAAAAGGCTTGTTATTACTGATCACTCAAGAGCTGCTGTTCCACGCCCTGATTGACGGTCGCCATGAACGCTGTGCCGGTCTGCTCTCAGAGGCAGAGCCGCTCTATCAAAGCCTGCATCAGCAAATTGATCCCTACTCCACCATTTACATCAACAGCTCCTTGAGTGCTGCCAGCCTATTTGTCCATCAACAACAAGGCCCACGCGCCCTGAACGACACTTTGCGTATTGCCGAGCAGGGAAAATACCGTGACTTGATGATTCACATCCATCTATTGCAGGCCTTTCACCGGGTGCTCACCGGCCAGCTCAATGCAGCCAAAGAAGATCTCGAGGTACTACATCAAGCACTGCATCAAAACCAACTCAACCAGCTGGAACGCTGCCTCGCCTTTACCGTCGTCAGTTATTGGCTCTATAAATCAGCCAATTTTAGCGCCCTGAAACGTCATCTCACCCAGAAAAAAGAGCTGCTCAACGAAACATTACTTAACCAGACCCTACTTGCTTCGGTGATCCAAGTACTGCAAGTACAGATGTCCATTGCCGAAGGTCACTACGCCCAGGCTCGCAGCTTAGTGCGACGCACCCGCAGCATGGCCTACATCAATGATCATCGCCCGCTGCACAACCGCTTGATGCTCTATCAAGGCCTATTGGAAGCGATGAGCGGCGAATCCACTCAAGCTGCGCAAATTCTGAACGAATTGGAACAGCGCATCACCTCTGAAGGCCCCTTGGCGATCCACGACCACACCCTGATCGGCACCATTTACATGATGCTCGCCAATTGGGAACACGCCAAACGGCACTTAGACAAGGCCATTCAGTGGGGGCAAGTCTATGGCAATCAACAAGCCATCGCCGGAGCACTGCTGCACCGTATCTTTGTCCAGATTCAGCGTGATGAAACCGCCACCGCCAGCGCCGACATCAATCACTTCGTCTCCTTGATGAAGCAGATCCAATACCCCCATTTTGACCTCTGGTTACCGCGCATCAGCGAAGAGGTCTTCCGCTACGCGGTGACAAACAACATCGATGCCGAATACATGCGTGAAATCTCCGCCTCACGGCTCGACATCGGCATGGATGCCAAGGGCAACTCCATTCCTATCCTGCACATTGAGTGTCTAGGCCGTTTGGACTTTTTGCTGCACACTGAAACACGGCTCTCACAAGCCGATTTAACCCCCGCTCAGCGTGCCTTAATTGCTCTGTTGCTGACCACCCCTGAACTGCACATGGATCAAGCCGACATTCAACAAGCCCTGTGGCCAAACAGCCCACTGGAAAAAGCCCGTGCCACCTTTGATGCCCTATTGTCACGCCTGCGCAGCACCTTTAATAAGTCACTGACACCGCACTCAGCAAAATCTTACTTGCTGCTCAAGCGAGGTGAACTGTATTTGATTAATTGCCAAGCGGATCTGCTGTTGTTTGCTCAAGAAGGGCAAAAAGGGCTGAAGCTGTCCAAAAGTGGTAAATTCTGGGAGGCCAGCCTGTCACTTTATGCCGCGCTGGAAAAATGGCAAGGGGAATTCTGTATTGGCGTTGATCTGACCTACTCGGTACGCGATTTACGCGATCACTTGGGCAGCCAATACGTTCAATGCTGTAAAACACTGGCCAACATCGCTGCCACTGCCAACCGCCCTCATGAAGCCATTCAGCTGCTTACAGAACCGTTCCGTGCCGACCCCAGTGATGAAAATTTGGTCAGTACCCTCTATCTGCTGCACCGCAAAATTGATCAACGCGAAAAAAGCATCAAAATTTTACGCATGTACCGCAGCGCCCTAATTGAAGAGGGCATGGGAAGTACAGAGGC is a window of Gammaproteobacteria bacterium DNA encoding:
- a CDS encoding BTAD domain-containing putative transcriptional regulator → MDKSIQVHDYQISTRKLAPSAAAVVRSLKRPRVMEYLHDGGANRRIFAVEGQAGQGKTTLISQFLKEYHCPNLWYQLDENDTQPIHLLAGLLSLCYHNFSDFESPFLERLVEWGETTDDKLETAVNSLVSTLERYIGNERYLVLDNFQILEGHKKSIKIVQMLLDQAPKQLKFILISRLPVTLLLGKRNSPQEWLTLGNQRLAFNHDEMHRLSSEIFGNTLTEEAYQELYKNTQGWPVGLISMGHNQDDTLPSPSGIITDAKSALLLSDIGSYFKYELLEKLPPEQRSFLSQIALLEEISTPLASAVTQREDTQKLLWLLLERHGFLYRLSRTTYTLHPLLRTYLREESQKQLSKEALNQYLRRIGNHFQEEDKTHKAVYYFLKAGDYQHTESLLQQMNARLLKIPQHTSDLEELQQLLPKKISENSGWLSLLLAAIQMETAPLEASRHFERARTLFNQSDDKKGLLLLITQELLFHALIDGRHERCAGLLSEAEPLYQSLHQQIDPYSTIYINSSLSAASLFVHQQQGPRALNDTLRIAEQGKYRDLMIHIHLLQAFHRVLTGQLNAAKEDLEVLHQALHQNQLNQLERCLAFTVVSYWLYKSANFSALKRHLTQKKELLNETLLNQTLLASVIQVLQVQMSIAEGHYAQARSLVRRTRSMAYINDHRPLHNRLMLYQGLLEAMSGESTQAAQILNELEQRITSEGPLAIHDHTLIGTIYMMLANWEHAKRHLDKAIQWGQVYGNQQAIAGALLHRIFVQIQRDETATASADINHFVSLMKQIQYPHFDLWLPRISEEVFRYAVTNNIDAEYMREISASRLDIGMDAKGNSIPILHIECLGRLDFLLHTETRLSQADLTPAQRALIALLLTTPELHMDQADIQQALWPNSPLEKARATFDALLSRLRSTFNKSLTPHSAKSYLLLKRGELYLINCQADLLLFAQEGQKGLKLSKSGKFWEASLSLYAALEKWQGEFCIGVDLTYSVRDLRDHLGSQYVQCCKTLANIAATANRPHEAIQLLTEPFRADPSDENLVSTLYLLHRKIDQREKSIKILRMYRSALIEEGMGSTEANEIVVELYNNLKQQLLNSEP